In Aegilops tauschii subsp. strangulata cultivar AL8/78 chromosome 3, Aet v6.0, whole genome shotgun sequence, one genomic interval encodes:
- the LOC141042913 gene encoding E3 ubiquitin-protein ligase SINA-like 10, which translates to MRFEYTSSVRLIEQGAGHLACADCCVEHPGNQRQCQKCECGGGFHVWNTAVDVILSSVRVECPHEGCGLYVTYHKLADHQSVCPLAPCKCPLPVCGYEGSSPVLSHHISTVHPMPVHMIQYDKVLQLQVPLSEPWLLLFAEEDGCAFFLVGGVLDIGAPIAVSIVCVRAGSSPLPHYVAKLWANGPPGEPKDRTDAVKVEMEVTSSKDPGQVAVHELTFFTVPPKLLAGAKLVSLHIQIDKLTY; encoded by the exons atgaggttcgaatacacctcctCCGTTCgcctgatcgagcaaggtgcag ggcacctggcctgcgcggactgctgCGTCGAGCACCCCGGGAACCaacggcagtgccagaagtgcgagtgCGGTGGTGGCTTCCACGTgtggaacacggcggtggacgtcATCCTCTCCTcagtgagggtggagtgcccgcacgaaggctgtgggctctacgtcacttaccacaagctcgccgatcaccagagcgtgtgtccgctcgcgccctgcaaatgccccttGCCCGTCTGCGGCTATGAAGGCTCGTCGCcggtgctctcccaccacatcagcaccgtgcatcccatgcccgtgcacatgATCCAGTACgacaaggtgctccagctgcaagtgccactgtcggagccatgGCTCTTgttgttcgcggaggaggacggctgcgcgtttttcttggtcggcggcgtgctcgacatcggcgcgcctatcgccgtgtcgatCGTCTGCGTCAGAGCGGGGTCATCCCCACTTCCGCACTACGtagccaagctgtgggcgaacggcccgccgggggagcccaaagacaggaccgacgccgtcaaggtggaaatggaggtgacaagtaGCAAGGATCCCGGCCAGGTCGCCGTGCacgagctgaccttcttcacagttccgcccaagctgctggctggggctaagctggtgtccctccacattcagattgacaagctcacgtactaa